The genome window actcccgaggccacagcacagtccctgtcatgacccaggctgggtcctgcctttgttcaagcccccgacaaacactcttgagcccacatctcggtccatgcaactgaatcgggtcggccctgcccatgcccaagctctttgtagaacgcatatatcgtgtgtcaggactataggatggctggtttagcttgatcctcttgctgctccaggccccacaggcttgggccacagggcaggctgggatgtgttctcacatggagaacagaaccactttgaaagggcctccatagggtcgatggcagccgtgcatgtctccgacaccggtgagtcgtgggacttaacggggagctgtccttagcgtctccctggccggcattcgcacaaggttcagggaggggtccctcatgccagcagagcgggcctcgtttctccctctgcgcacagtgtggccacggcacctcaggcttgtgcagctttcacgtcggcccagcgagggagggagggtcgcccgtccccttctgcgcttcagcagtgaccgcccactgttggctttcaaggtcgagaaagcactctccgaacgtgtggactaaaaccctctgaactcccaccagtgaaactcactcaggacgagaagggcttgccttcacgccaaggataagcgtctcttctgagcgctggtgtccacagagttgcagacggcaacagcactacttagagagacggagacacacagacaccagcgcctgctacacacgcggaaggattgcccaacacagtgctatgccagaagcaaagatacagagacacagagcgagcgctgtacactaaggcgctggtgttcccgaacagtggagatccactgtagcactgtaggtggggttcttccctactcccctagcacccggacagcagcaggctctctgtcccttgaagaaaagtatccagccccttggcacccctgcgtatcccttggatactcagggagagctctcagttattgccagtcccaggggacacaggagtgtgcggttcggatggcggagcaggaacccgtgcttggaatttccagagccaggtcaatgacagcgcctggggctagcccggccacatgcaaaaccctgtccctccctggagcagaatctggccacgtgggggcgctggagcagcacaggaaccccggaagatgccctccggtctgggggcgtgtccataagagtgccgcccactaccctgtcggccattggtctagatttgggccagcagtctgtgcatggctcacagcctaggcccccgcctgttcgccggatctcctagggcccgttcaccccgtcctgcgtttctggcacccctttcttcggcctcacgccaacacccccacacaccagcccccgccttctgacaatccccctcactccccgcccccaaaagagctagtcggtcccacaggtttactgcagcctgggccgccattacgccccacttgttgtgctcttatgtcgcgtcccttcgcctctgccccagctcggggtcaccgccaaggccaagaggaacgtgagaggcggtcagaggaaggcgggagcgtcccgggaccccgcaccttccaagttgtgagcccaggtactcagggggcagggccccgcccccaccccccctcccccaccccgcagcctgccgtcgtgatgcagtgcgcagctgggaccttgtcaccagcagttgtcacgccaggccaagaggccaccctcttcagggtggaggcggtggaggagggcgaggccctggtggacggagacgtggcggggatcgggcgggagttccagctgcttgcggaagacatcgtggaggaggtggaggttgtggcggatgaggagcaggaacagcggccctcccaggagctagaggagaagacggtggaggagcagggccaggaaaggcccggaggcccttgtgagcgccaggagctggatgccctgcaggcactggccgccctgcaggtagaactgagctctgagcgtgagcaaaaccgcagggcttacgttcagttcatgcgcaagaaccatcagaggaggaagcgtcacttggctcggaggagcgccatcatccagggcatccctggcttctgggccaaagctgtatcctttgcgctgctccttggggtccgctgctcaggaggacgaggaaggggagaaggggcaggagcaggcggagggtgtggaggcgagggcacaggaagggcgccagaggccactgaaggaaatgcggtcctgggcaattggcaggctccaaaggcacagccgagtagggcctgggcagggccacaggtggacgtgtcgcagccatgcctttgagtgtctccttcaggcctgcatctgaggaggcgcagcccccgaggcctctaagtcaacattgaccagagacggtacacaagagcagcgttcgcagacagttattggtgtaaatgtgggtgatcccggcacattgctgggacatgtgagtcattcacacacacacgcacacacgcacacgcacgcgcacacacacacacacgtacacataaacacacacacacatacccaagaagccctttactttcagacacggtttgtcacaaggactgcaagtctgaccgtataagcagtgacatgccactacccagcatacacaggtctggaggagcagagtagcggtcagaaacagcccctgcttggggaatgcagatgcacaccatcccaaggggcccagagccatgagcgtgtctgatggtatggcaggtcctgaggatatcagcagtggccgggcaagaggcagtgcccgccaagctccttgcagttgcgtgttccagtatccttgttccaccccagactagggctgatgctcctggctcttcttggccggcatgtggcctgaatggctccttgacctaaagcagattatgagccaccctcaagtctccgtcctgatcagcgaccaagatcaagactttctcggctacatgatggacttgaaggtcagtgagggagactgaggaagggtgggtatgggacctggcggggagtgggaggaacgtgttagccatgttcctgtgctgtgagactttggagaggcatcggggaagctgatcatgcctgccttggaggcaagctgaggcccctagaagcttgcaccttttccctcctcgctatcctggcaggtgcaggtgcggagccatccgccgtcccgctgcaagctgatcttttcctttcgggacaacccctacttcttgaactcggtgatcattaaggagtattaccttgacatcactggtaaaaggtggctcccggggtgatgagtgtgggtgtgcaagcgtgtggatgatgcacctgcggtgtccaccccagtctcccctgtctgtctgcagggtacagggcacgtcgatccactccagtccactggttctgggactttgaacggggagcccccagccgcaggctggacaccaggagccttaactttctcaactggctgtcaggccacaacggcccagaatcgaacaggattgctgaggtggggttgctttgggcttgcacacagttggtggttgatgttggagttcttggctgctcatgggagggttgggagcctggtcagcccctggctgaccttgctcgtgttgcctgcagatcatcagcgaagacgtgtgggacgatcccctgaagtactacctcagggaggaaggttcgtccgt of Bos taurus isolate L1 Dominette 01449 registration number 42190680 breed Hereford chromosome Y, ARS-UCD2.0, whole genome shotgun sequence contains these proteins:
- the LOC132344578 gene encoding testis-specific Y-encoded protein 1-like, encoding QVVSPVVTPGQEATLFRVEAVEEGEALVDGDVAGIGREFQLLAEDIVEEVEVVADEEQEQRPSQELEEKTVEEQGQERPGGPCERQELDALQALAALQVELSSEREQNRRAYVQFMRKNHQRRKRHLARRSAIIQGIPGFWAKAIMSHPQVSVLISDQDQDFLGYMMDLKVQVRSHPPSRCKLIFSFRDNPYFLNSVIIKEYYLDITGYRARRSTPVHWFWDFERGAPSRRLDTRSLNFLNWLSGHNGPESNRIAEIISEDVWDDPLKYYLREEGSSVRDN